AACATGGATCAGGAGATCGATCCGCTCTCGGGCGAGATCGGCCTGCATGCGACGCCGCTCGTGGCCGGCGACACCATCGTCGTCGGCGCGGCGCACGTACCCGGCGGCCGGCCCCGCTCCATGCGCAACACGAAGGGGTACATCCGCGGTTTCGACGCGGATACCGGCACGCGCAAGTGGATCTTCCACACCATCCCGGGGGCGGACGAGTTCGGCAACGACACGTGGCTGAACGACTCGTGGCGCTACACCGGCAACACGGGGGTCTGGGGGCAGATCAGCGCCGATCTGGAAGAAGGCATCGTCTACCTGCCGACGGAGATGCCGACCAACGACTATTACGGTGGCCACCGGCACGGCGACAACCTCTATTCGGACAGCCTGGTGGCGGTCGACATCGACACCGGCGAGCGCCTGTGGCACTTCCAGTTCATTCATCACGACGTATGGGACTGGGACCTGCCGTGCGCGCCGATCCTGGCCGACGTGATGATCGACGGCGAGCTTCGCAAGATCGTGGCGCAACCGAGCAAGCAGGCGTGGCTGTACGTCTTCGATCGCGTGACCGGGGAGCCGATCTGGCCGATCGAGGAGCGCGAGGTGGAACCGTCGAACGTGCCGGGCGAGCTGCTGGCGCTGACCCAGCCCTACGTGACGAAGCCGCCCGCGTATGACCGGCAGGGGGTCGACCTCGACGACCTGATCGACTTGACGCCCGAGCTGCGGCGGCGGGCCGAAGAGATCGCGTCGCGGCACCTGATGGGGCCCATCTTCACGCCGCCGACCGTCTCGGAGGCGGACGGGGTTTACGGCACCCTGATGCTGCCGTCGCAGGCGGGCGGAACCAACTGGCCGGGCGGCTCGCTCGACCCCGAGACCGGCATCATCTACCTGTACACGTTCACCCAGGTGGTATCGCTCGGTCTGATCAACGATCCGGAGCTATCGGACATGAACTTCATCCGCGGGCGCGGAGAGGGGATTTCCGCCCGGGAAGCGTCGCTGGCCATTGAGGGAATCCCGATCGTCAAGCCGCCCTGGGGCCGCATCACCGCCATCGACCTCAAGGAGGGAGAGATCGTCTGGCAGGTCCCGCACGGCGAGACGCCGGACAACATCCGCAACCACCGGCTGCTCGAAGGCGTCGACGTCCCCCGCACCGGACGCATTGGGCGGGTCGGGACGCTGAACACTCCGACGTTGGTTATTGCGGGGGAGGCGGGTACGTTCACCACGCCGTCCGGCGAAGTGGGAGCGATGCTGCGCGCCTACGACAAGATGTCGGGCGAAGAGGTGGGCGCCGTTTACATGCCGGCGGGAGTTACCGGGTCGCCGATGACCTACCTGCACGACGGCCGGCAGTACATCGTTACGGCGATTGGCGGCGCCGGGGTCCCGGGCGAGTTGATCGCCTACCGCCTGCCGGAGGAGTAGCCGCCCGGGTGTCCCAGTCGTAACGCTCCGGAAAGCGGCCTTCCGGCGCAGCGCCGAAAGTGCTCCTGAGGGCGGTCGTTGGATCGACCGGCGCCGGAGGGGGCGGGGGGCGGGTTCGCGTCGGGCGACGACTTGGTCACGGCTGCTGCTCTTCGATGCGGTAGAGATGGGTGTCGGTGCGTATGAACGCCGCGCCGTCCGAGACCGCCATCGAAGCGAGCGTCGATCCATCGAGCCGGTTCCGGGCGAGCTCGCGGTACTCCGTTCCGGGCTCGATGACGATCGTTACGCCTTCCTCGTTCTGGAAGTAG
Above is a window of Acidobacteriota bacterium DNA encoding:
- a CDS encoding PQQ-binding-like beta-propeller repeat protein codes for the protein MPTRAMQVAAGVVAGGLLAAAPSTAAAQTDNGEWRSYGGDIANTRYAPLDQITGGNFNELEIAWRVNTANFGPEPEFNFQATPLMVDGVLYSTAGLRRAVIAVDAGTGELLWMYRLDEGERAEVAPRRRSGRGLAYRDDGGDGEIFYVTPGYRLVGLNARTGERIASFGEDGIVDLIQNMDQEIDPLSGEIGLHATPLVAGDTIVVGAAHVPGGRPRSMRNTKGYIRGFDADTGTRKWIFHTIPGADEFGNDTWLNDSWRYTGNTGVWGQISADLEEGIVYLPTEMPTNDYYGGHRHGDNLYSDSLVAVDIDTGERLWHFQFIHHDVWDWDLPCAPILADVMIDGELRKIVAQPSKQAWLYVFDRVTGEPIWPIEEREVEPSNVPGELLALTQPYVTKPPAYDRQGVDLDDLIDLTPELRRRAEEIASRHLMGPIFTPPTVSEADGVYGTLMLPSQAGGTNWPGGSLDPETGIIYLYTFTQVVSLGLINDPELSDMNFIRGRGEGISAREASLAIEGIPIVKPPWGRITAIDLKEGEIVWQVPHGETPDNIRNHRLLEGVDVPRTGRIGRVGTLNTPTLVIAGEAGTFTTPSGEVGAMLRAYDKMSGEEVGAVYMPAGVTGSPMTYLHDGRQYIVTAIGGAGVPGELIAYRLPEE